The genomic interval TTGCCCAATATGCTACTGTAACAGACGACGAGGAATATCCTTGAGTTTGCTTTTTGTCATGAAACTAATGCCACGGTCCTGGTTTCAACTCAGTGAACAATTTTTCTTTGACCCGGCAGAAAGTCTGtacatgtatatttaattttgtcTCACTGCAGTATTTGTTCTCCctcttaacatttatttatcccCCGAAGATGTGTTTGTTCCTTGACTAAAGCACTGaagctgaggaagaggagccgACAAGTGGAAATAACTTTCCCACAAATGAGAAATGTATCCTTTCCGAAGTGGTTTAATATCAGAAGCTTTTCAAATGTGTCGCTCAATTCCACCCAGCTTTATTCATAGAGCAACCTGAAAACATGCAGCCcgaagtgcttcacaaaagaacagagagtgaaagaaatagattaaaaaacaaaatggaatGTAATCAAAGGATTTCATCAGAATccgctttattggccatgtatgctcacacaaatacacacgcaAGGAATTTTGtcttcggtgaactgtgctctcaatgtacaaagtttaacattaaatataaacataactAAGAAAAGAATAATATATACAAGACTAAGAAAGAcatggtgagtagtgcaaaaatgCTGAGATGAGATTACCTCGTGTATATTaaccatctgttacataatcACATATACTGTCAGtgttacagtatttacattaaaagtgtgcatgtgcatgatGAGGACAATATTACAGTATATTCATGATTAGGTTATTgaacataaaatgttttaaatagtctatGTACATTGACTGTGGGTGATGGTAACGGTACTTCACAGcaacaggtctgacactctgtgactgtttagcgttcatcagagtgacagcctgggggaagaaactgttcttatgtCTGGTCTGGTTTTTAGCGCACAGTGATCTGTAAGGTCTACCATAGGGGAggagtttgaacagtttgtgtctggggtgtgaggagtctgcagtgacCGGTATAAGTCCTGGATCATGGAGGGCAGGTCGACgtcaatttattttttctgcaggatacaattaatttaaaaaaaaaagatataaatgaaattaaaaaaataaataacatctaTACAACAGGGGAAAAGTCGactaagacaaaataaaataacgaggtataagaaaagtgaaaatcaGTCCAACTTAAAAGTGGAGTTacttaagatttttttttttcttgttaggACTCTGACTACGGATTTACTGTTACATATTACAATATAAAGAGATAAGGGAGTATTTGTTAAATACTGAATACATTGTTTCTGAAATGATATTAAACAGATTACTGTTGTCCTTGAAAGAGTTGTCCTTGACTCAAAGTGTCAGCCCTCTTTAAGAACACCAATGTGGAAGAGGTCCTGAACAGGCAGAAGCAAAAGCGGGACCAGGCACGAGAAGATtctcagaagaagaaagagacggACAAGATGCAGCGGGAGAAGGACAAACTAGCCAAACAAGacaggaaagagaaggagaagaagcgTACACAGAAAGGTGAACGCAAAAGATAAAACCAAAAGAAAGGACACTTTGTTTggaagagttgttttttttttttttaagacaaaaaagtaaaacagctATTGCCTCTTTCTATCTAAAACTCATTGGCATCTTCAGTGTGTTAATTTGTCTTCATCTGAACCTCTTTGTTAATTACTTTTAGGAACATCTTCATATGAAATGGATCAAAACACTAGATGTTGTGCAGGttaaattttcagattttttctgttttggatACTGATATGTGCAGAAATGTTATAAATGATTTCTTGGATTAAAGCTCATAATGCCTGTAATAGTGTGAATCTTAAGATGTATATCcaataagttttatttttttctttaagaacAAGTAACAAAATTAAGCTTCAAACATCTTAATCAAGAATCCATTTGATAATGGTAAAATAGTTTGAGAAGCAGCTCAGTCCAGAGTTACTACTTTGCTCTGAGCCACTATCTCCCTCATGCCTTTGATTTTTGCACAACTTTTACTTGGAGACAAATGTATTTCCTCTCAATTGCTCTGCACTTGTAGGTTGAAGTTCTACGGTTCACACATTTCCTCTGTTAGAACAAAAGAGCCGTTGCTCAATCATACCTCAAAACATGTACCACAATTGAAACGTTTATAATGAGGttcatcatctttttaaatgaataaaaagcatTTCAGCAAGTTGgattactttatttttatatgtatGTGTTACAGAACAAgtaaccagaaaaaaaaaaccatgaacAGTAAAATGAAGGAACTACACAACTCGTATTTAGAAAGCATAGTCAGGAGTAACGATCATGAATAAATCTACAGGCTGTTGCTTGTAGACAAATGTTgtttcacctcctttttttttttgtttttttttacaaaggatTCATATAAAGGTCTTTAGCCAACAAACTGTCCCACCGATACTGATATTTGATTGCACCATCTGAAAATAATTTGATGGTCTGTGTGATTAAtcaattaaaatttaaaatactAAACTTTCAGTATCAATAGTTACAGCTACAACTTCTGACAAATTAGAAGATAACCCAGTGTTGTCTTGCATGTTgagtaaacagaaaaaatacaagcaTAAGAATAATTGAACAAtttcaggaaacattttataATTTAGCATATTATATTAAACTACTGTTACAGCATAAGTCCTCAAAGACTAAAACTGGATCCACAGAAAATGGCTTTAAATTTAGCTATGCTACATTTCACTGATTAGAATGATGTTAATTTTAATGTTTGGAATGGATATATGatccaaatacattttaaaacactgaacttGTATTAGTATTCGAGTATCAGAATGAATTGAGTATAAGTTAAAACTTCACCACAATGcatataaataatgttttgttatttttgattaCATCATGTTAAGGTTGCATAGGAAAACTGAAGTTGAATAAAATGGAATATTTGTAGTTAACATTGTAATATTTAGCACGTTAATTTAAGACTGTTGCCCTTATGATTAAACTAATGTTTGGGAAATACCCTGAAACTAATGTTCCATCACATTCCAACAAATAAGTAAAACAAGAAGAATTCACTGAAATctcataaataaaatcataaatagTGCCTTTAAATACAACGATGCTGGAGAGAACTCACAAGAATTTAGAACTGACACTAATTGTATGAAATGAAGTTAAGATACAGCAGGATAAGTTACATTTCATGCAATTCTTTCACAAGAAAACGTAGCCATTTGAAGTTCCTGAGCCCTAAAAAGTGTAGCCATCATCAAGCTTCATATTGCTCATGTCATATTCTGCAGTGATTGCAGTGTTGCAGGTAAAAATGTTACAATAGACTTGCAGGTAGGGAGCATTTTTCACATCCCTTTGCTGCCTATGGGCAATTTATAATTATTGTGTAAAGGTATGGTTTAAATTTATATTCAGATCTTAACTCATGCTAAGTGCCAGGAAAGGCTTATCCTAAAAAGAGTAGCCCTCTAATGGAGAGGGGCTCCTCCTTGAGTGTGGGGGCTCTTGGGAGGCAGTCTTCTCCTGCCTCTTGACAGGTTTTGGGAGTGTCATCTGGTGAGCACACCACAGGGCTGTACGGAGCTTCCTTGTGGTAGCAGCAAGGTCTTTCAGTGCAAAAACCAACAACAGAGTATCTATAATAGAAAAACGAGTCAGTATCAGTAATGTTTGAGAGAGGATCACACAAGCTGGCCATTGCAAAACAAATTACCTCTGTCCTCTGTGAAATGAGCTCTCTGACGCTGCTGTTTAGACATGTTGTCAATCTCCTCTTTGCGTCTGGCTTGGGTTATGGAAATTGCCATATTATGCCTGTTTAGTGCTGTGTGAATGTTGGTATGGAGGGGAATGTTGTGCAGACACTCCATTCGATCCAGAAGACTTGCCACCTGTAAAGCATCAACATTATAAATCTTCAcattcaacacacaaacacgcacagaaagttgatttataaataaaggtACACCGATAGGCATGTGACCGGAATCTGCCGATTTTCAGCCTGCTCAGCCCTGACCACCAGTGTCCTCACAAGTATAGCCAATTTCATGCCGTGGGCACAGCAACACCAACACTAACAGACGGCCACACACAACAAGCTAACATGTTGGCAGTGAATACATGAGGTTCTcatcagcagaggagaaaaagggtTGACATACAGTCATATAAAGACACATTGTTTCCCtgcacttacaaaaaaagttaaaaaataattagtttTAGTTGTTTATTATAGTGCTTTAAAGAATGAAAATCGGAATCAGCCAAAAATCTGTATCGGTCAGACCAGGTGAAAATCACAATCGGCCAAAGAAATTGCAGTTGGTGCAACTCTATTTATaaacaaagattaaagatttaaagattaACTGCTTTCCTTATTAAGATTCATCATATGTTAGTATAGATTTTATTCATGATCCAAACTTGGGTTAATCAAACAAACCTCAAGTAGAATGAAATGAGGTGATATAGCGTATTCTGTGCAAAatgaaaccacaaaaacattACTGAATTTATCATGGCTGTTCTGACAAAATTCACCTGTAGATGGCAGTATGGCAGCAATAACTACTGACTCACCCTTGCTTGTTCTCTCATGTTTTTAACAATAAGGTGGTCAACTCTTGTAGGGTTCTGTGGAGTTTTGGGTATGTTGGTGTTGATCATTGCTGCAGTCTTCTTCCCATGGAATGTCATGGAAAGGATGGCCTgtatctgaaaaagaaaagagacaagcCAGAAAACTAAGTGACACTTGCATTATACCAAAAATGACAGGACATTATAATTTGTAGAGATCATCTTAAACATAGATTTCATGATAGAATGTAAATAGGTCATGCATAACTGATTAGATTTGTATCTTGCCTGTCCAAATTCACTGACTGGTTGATCCTACACAGTGAATCAATgtagtgcgtgtgtgtgtgcatgtgtgtgtttgagaaataTCACAAATGGTTATCTTATAACTACAAACAAAACCAGATATCAAAAAGCACACCTgctctctttccttttccaAACACTTCCACTGCTCATAGCACTCATCCAGGTAGAAGTTAAGCTGGAACACAGGTCCTCCTTGATTCATCACTATTGAAGATGACATGCCATGATAAGTGCTCTCCCCTCGGTGGCTCATCACGTCACTGACATAGGAGTTGAAAGCTGCAGACTCATTGGTTGACACCATATCACCCGCGTCCATGCCAGGAGCAGCTCTTCCATAGGGCTGTGTGAATCTTGAGCTGAAGTTGGAGGAGTTGATGGTAACACTCGGCATCCTTCTAGGGTCATTTACAGGACATGAGAAAGGCAAGAGCTGCTGTGTATTCCCTGCACTGAAGATGTTGCTGTCATCATCTATTCTCTTAAACTGCATGTTCCCCATGGGGTCAAAATACAGGTTTTTTGAGAGGCCTTGTTTCTCATCTCCCCTCATGTCAGTGTTGGATTGAAGTCTTGCTGGGTCGCCTTCACCTAGAAAACTAGAGATAAGCAtcctcttcttttcctcctgcaTTGGTGGCTTGATCTTTCCCTGTATCTTAGCTTGCAGGAATTGCTGCTTTGTAAACTGTTTCATGCCTATGTTGGGGATTGAAGCATTTTGTCTGTGCATGGTCATCTTGTTCTGATATCGGTTTTGGTAGTTTAACGATGCAAAGGGTGGTTTTGGTTGCTCGAAGAAGTCTGTGTTCTGAGGGCTAAAACCAGGTAGATCAAGATAAGCATGATGGTTAAATGATTGGTTATGTGCTCCTCCATTTCTTTCTATCTGCTCGGTCCCAAATTGTCTCCCAAGTTGCTTTTGGATCTGCACTCGAGAAGTAGTTTGTGGTGACATGTCAGATGGGGAGATTTTGTATTGGTCACCCATACTGTCATCAAAGTTCATGGCCACTGTCTGCCTGTGCATGTTTGGAATGTCACCAAGACACAAGCTATCGTTCTCACCAGCGATGAATGACTGCAAACTGTACACCAGTTGGTTAATGTCTTGTGGGGTGTACTGATCATTACTGATGGGCTTTGCACGGCTCTGGTTCAATTGGTCTTCATCATGAGGATGAAAACCAGTGGggcttttttcattttcagatttcaAGACATTACTCAGATCAGCGTAATGATTCATAAGCGGACCATTGCCCCTGTCGTTGTCAGGTGACGtgtagtcatgttttctttgttgtatcTGAGAGAGGTAGGCATTTCTAACATCCAGCATTGGTCGACCTGATGGCACTTTCTGAGGATGGGTGTAGATGTCTCTGTCTCCATTGGGCAAATTAAAATGCCATTGTTGAAAAAACTCCTCTAAATCAATGTTGACAGACTGTCCCTGTGTTTTACTTAAAGCCTCAGAGGATACATAGTTTGTAGGAAAAATTTGGTTCTGTTGTGATTTTGCCCCTGATTGAGAACACTCTAGAAGTTCTTCAGTCAGTGGAGACCAGTGGGGATTACATGTAGGAAGGCTCCTAAAAGAAGAATCAAGAATTTTCATAAATGTTTATCTACAGAAAACAAAGGTTCTTAAAAGAAAGTTCAAAGTTattattatcttgtttttttaataaataataaaatagtcAGATCCAGCCAAAACCTTAAAGGAAAAAATGTAAACCTTGACATACCCATCACTGAAGTAGCTGATCTGTGAATCTGCTTCATCCAAAATATTTGAGACAAGACGCTGTAGACCAGTCTCCCCTTCACAATCGGTATAATCTGAAGGTTTCCTTTAATGGCaagaaaacacattattatcttgattttacttttgatgattgtttgttttgtcatcaTACATGGAACATTTAACTACCACCAAAtaccacaataaaaaaaaaacaaattccactttgatcagagaaaataaatacagtgcATAGATGCATAATCCCAGT from Labrus mixtus chromosome 20, fLabMix1.1, whole genome shotgun sequence carries:
- the moto gene encoding uncharacterized protein moto, producing the protein MPRSQSAHDDPYGLINYAQSNIKSRSLPTCNPHWSPLTEELLECSQSGAKSQQNQIFPTNYVSSEALSKTQGQSVNIDLEEFFQQWHFNLPNGDRDIYTHPQKVPSGRPMLDVRNAYLSQIQQRKHDYTSPDNDRGNGPLMNHYADLSNVLKSENEKSPTGFHPHDEDQLNQSRAKPISNDQYTPQDINQLVYSLQSFIAGENDSLCLGDIPNMHRQTVAMNFDDSMGDQYKISPSDMSPQTTSRVQIQKQLGRQFGTEQIERNGGAHNQSFNHHAYLDLPGFSPQNTDFFEQPKPPFASLNYQNRYQNKMTMHRQNASIPNIGMKQFTKQQFLQAKIQGKIKPPMQEEKKRMLISSFLGEGDPARLQSNTDMRGDEKQGLSKNLYFDPMGNMQFKRIDDDSNIFSAGNTQQLLPFSCPVNDPRRMPSVTINSSNFSSRFTQPYGRAAPGMDAGDMVSTNESAAFNSYVSDVMSHRGESTYHGMSSSIVMNQGGPVFQLNFYLDECYEQWKCLEKEREQIQAILSMTFHGKKTAAMINTNIPKTPQNPTRVDHLIVKNMREQARVASLLDRMECLHNIPLHTNIHTALNRHNMAISITQARRKEEIDNMSKQQRQRAHFTEDRDTLLLVFALKDLAATTRKLRTALWCAHQMTLPKPVKRQEKTASQEPPHSRRSPSPLEGYSF